The segment TGGCTAAGCACTCATCTACCTACAAATGTACCGCCAACACCAAACTATGGAGGTGCAGAGTTGAAACATCAGATATGGAAAACAAGTGCTCCTGTAAAGCTCAAGCATTTCTTATGGTGGTTGTTATCTAAGAGTTTAGCTACTAGTAACAATTTAAAACGAAAACAAATCGTCCAAGTTGATCAGTGCAAAAGATGTTGCTCAGTGGCGGAAACAGAGgacatatattttttgaatgtccttGTGCAAAGAAAATATGGCGTGCATCAAGAGTTTCTAACCGAATCATCAACGACCAGAGTTCAACTTTGGAGGAAAAGATTGAGGCCTGTCTGCAATGTTCATTATCGACACGCTTAGTGCACTTCCAAGATTTACCTTTTTGGCTACTATGGAGACTATGGAAGAGTAGAAATCTTCCAGCAAAAGGAAATACATTGGCGAAGCTTACTAAGATATGCAAATGAAGATGCGAAGGAATGGAAACAGATTGAGTCAACTGAAAGTTAGAGTTCAACCTCGTCAGAGTTATCTTGCTCCAGTACCGGTGACATTACATTGGCAACGTCCACCCATGGGGTGGTTCAAATGTAATACTGATGGATCATTTCGTAATATACAAACCAAGAGCACCGCAGGATGGGTCATTAGAGATGCAAATGGAACCTATAAGGGTTTCGACACATGCACGAGGAAGACGATGTAAGGATGCACTGGAATGTGAGTTACAAGGGCTCTTAATGGCGTTACAGCATTGTTGGAGCTTAGGATATGGAAAAATCATTATGGAAAGCGACTCTCAAAAGGCAACCGatatcatcaacaacaacaagctTCACTTTGACTACTATAACTGGCAACGGGAAATCAAATGGtggaaaacaaaatttcaagATGTTAGATTCCAGTGGACAAAGAGAAATGCAAACAAGGTAGCAGACTGTTTGGCAAAGCGGGTACAAGATGGAAAGGATTTTGAATTTAACTATTATGAACCGCAATACTTACATAATCTGTTACATGTTGATCACGTACATTCAATCTAAAGTAATAAAATCTgatcttataaaaaaaaagaaacatagagCTTATATACACTCTTCCCCATTTGTAATAATCTTCTGATATCAAAGTAGAAGAAGAGACATTGTTTTTGTACACCAAAACATATGATTCTCACTTTCACTACGCAAACCACAAATCACACCAATCAAATTACATAACACCATCTTCTGCTTTTCAGAATCGaacttaattatttaatttcttcCATTTCCAAGTTTTTCTTGGTGGTTATAAAAGATCTTTCATCCCCTAAATCTGACAACGATGCAAGATATATCATCTTTGCTGTCTCTTCTCAGAGCTTCCCCTGTTAGTTCTTTCGCTGCTTTCAATGGATCTTTGATTCTTCTCGCAATATCAATGGCCTCTTGGTTAGCCATCACCTGTATTACACATCAAAACCGTAAGAACAAGCCCGGTAATCAAAAAAAGAGAACACCCATTTAATTTTTACCTTCCATAGACCGTCACTAGCAAGAACTAGGACATCTGTGCGATCATCAATCGATGAATCTTTAACGTCTGGATCTGCCCGTAGATGAGTTTTGAGGCTTTTGTCACCAAAAGCACGGGAAACTGCTAGCTGGCCGTTAACCCGAGGAACATCTCCAGGCATGTTTGATACAAAGCCTCCTTTATCCTCTATGCTCAATCTTTCTGTGTTCGGCTCGTGGTCTATAGTCATCTGTATTGCCTGACCGCCTTGAGATAGAACTGCCCGGGAATCACCCACATTTGCCACCCACAAATGCCGTCCGTTCAGCAGAATAGCGGTTACGGCGGTTGAGCCACCTCGGCCTAGGTCAGAATGTGATAGAATGTCTTGGTCTGTCTTCTCATATGCATTTATTATTGCCCTTTGAGGATCATACCAAAACTGCTCCtgaacacacacaaaaaaacacGAGCTCGAAGctgtgaaaaaaaaagaaactaaaacagttaaatattttttttcttgctgACCTCTTTAAGTATATTGGAGAATAAATGCTTTTGTAGATAAGCAGGAACACGTTCACCCAGATGACCATCGTAGATAGCAAACAAACCGAGCTCTTTGCCGTCAGTTTTAGTAAACTTGGAGACGTAGTAATCCTCCATTGGATGATTAGCTTTCCCTTTCGCTAAGCTGTAACCAAACTTAATCTCCCCATTGCTGTTTTTCCCTTTACCGGAACTAGTTGATGCTCTCCCAACCAAGAGCTAAAACGCCAAATATACAACATAATAATCATATCAAAATCGTACAGAAGACACAGAGATGAGATATGAGTTTGCATACATCGTAGTCTGAAGAACCGAAGCAACATAACCACGCCATGTGAAGCGGATGTTTGATTTAAAACCAAACACCTAACAACATTTTTGATTTTAACTAATTCCGCAAAAGACTGATCCAAGATTTCAAAACCCTGCAGACAATTACGAACCTTGAAACCTTTCATCAATCAAGAAACCCTAAATCCCCCAAAACAGAGAGACCATTTTTATAGAATCATAAAATCAAAATTACCTCAAAGATCGGAGAAGCCAGATTCCGGAAACCAGAAAGAGGGGATATTTTGGAGTCTACCACTACGCACTCACGCGGCTTGGAGTAATACCGCGACGAAAGGGTTATTGACAGACTGCAAAATGTACTTCTTCAAAAGTCTTCGATAAAACCAGAAAATTAGTGGAAAGCGACGACGAAGTAGACTTTACAATTTTTTTGGCTTGTTTCTTTTTGgtctttttgattttctttaatGAAAATAATCTCATCCATTCTAATGGGCTTTGATGGTTGACTTTCTTACCGCATCTTAAAGTAAAGTCTCTGTGGCCTCTTTttcttcagtttcttttttCAGTATTTGCAATCTTTCTCCAATTTCTTCACAAGGGCAGCATATGATTCTATAGATtaataatcaatactattaaaagggaaggagtcctaaaaaatctatttacaCAAAGTTGTTGCACCCTTTtattagatttaatttttttggtcttaccatatatttttataacattacATTAATTACATTATAACATAACTATACCCGTTTTTACtctaacaaaaaaatcaataacatTACACCATATATTTACAGATTACTAAAACATTATACCAAAACTATATCAATCCTATTGGCCACCAACAACTTCTAAACATGTCCCATTAAGATTATAACGTGACTGATCTAtcataatatacaaaaattatattattctaCTGACCTATGAACTATGAAACATTACACTCCATCTTGCCATTGATCcgactattttttttaaatgaaaaagcTCCTTGGATGTCTCATGTTGACATTACATGTCTTTTCTTCCTGAAGCAAAAATACAAGATGTCAAAACTCTTATTAAAATGTCACTTATTCAAAAATCAAACATGACTTTGTTAAATACCTAGACCATCATAGTTTTGACACAATCATAACACATTCTTCATCACATTGTTTGTTATACAATCATACTCTGACATTCAAATACATCAAAACGTTACATCACATATACATATTATTGAAACAATTACATATTATTCAAACCATAAGATTGGttgataattaaaaatttaaaattaaaactttaaCAATATGTTAACAAAAGACAAATATATTGTGAATATGCTAAGTAgatttattctaatttttttttgttaataatataCTAGAGATACGATTATCAAAACaagaaacataatataattatagtCTACAAGTTTATTTATTACGACATTAATACATCATTTTCGTTATTTCTATCaaccaaaatatcaaaacaattatacttatatttttaccAAGATTTTCGGTAAACAATAGATTTaactcattttataatttttatatgataATTTGAGGTTTAAAAGGATgtacaaattaaaatatctaataattTGGATAATTTTTAAATTCAGGTACCCATTTGATTCTCAGTTCGGTGTTAAAATTTCGGTCTTGGATATATATATGATCTACttagttatttataatattcagttttattttacttttctttttttcttatgatCCATGTTGCGATTTCGGATAAATCTGCCCAAACCTATACACAAACTTATAtagaaatttaattaaaagaaattatttaatttcaaaaacaaatccgCGCTTTTCAAgcgtgggtcaaaatctagttactaGGTTAAAATCCATGCTTTACGCGGAGTAaacattcaaaaaacaaatcttatCAATGtacactattatttattttctatttgtacatattataaaattataaataataaatacatcccctatattaaaagagaagtcacttgtGACTTCTCATGATGTGGCAATCATACAAACACTCTCAAGGAAATCCTTTTAATTTCattggtcgattgtttttagtttttttttaacatcagCGAACTTTTTGTTTTAGCCGCCGGAGATTTCTTATCACACGATTTTCTCTTGCTTCGATCTATTTTTTCTGCGACACCTAAAGCCGCCGAAGATTTGCAAGAACAAACTCGCTTCGTACATCTTCGATATCTCTGATTCAGCAATCATCGAGCTGCCTCAACGCCACGTCCCTCCCTCGCCCTTCTGTAGACACTCGCGCTGTTTTGATTTGCTATGACGATTTGGAGGTAGACAAAAATTCGCTGGAGTTCACGTAATCCGCGTGGAAGTCGAACCGTGATCGTTTAATAGGGGTATGTTTGTGCGATTGCACGGTTTTGATCTCAGATCGTTTAATTGGATTTGGGGATTAGGGTTTTTGGGTTTAATTGAATTTGGGGGATTATAATCAATTTCGTTTTAACTCATTTCCGTTTATATGACTTATTTCATTTCACCACTCGGGAGTGTAGATATGAATCTCTGCTCGGTTGCTTAGCGTCATTGCTGCTTCTAATCCAACAGTGGCTttgtatatacatattttttgataatatattttttgtacatTCTTCTCAGTGGAGTGCCTCCATTTTGGTTAAAGACTAAGTCAAAGATTTTTGATGCTGTCAGGGCCACAGATTTGAGGTTTTCTGCTGAGCCGTGGTTGATCCTTGGGATGCTTCTCAATCACACGATTTGATCCGTAGGATGCTTTGTGTTGATCCTTCCCAGATGCTAACGGCTGATGGTGTTTTAGGTACGTCTTTGAAATCCATTATAAAAGGCTTGGTTTGAAAgttctttattttaaaatgatgatTTGTCTTGCAGCTCACTCTTAGATGGAGCAGTTATCTGAGCCAGGACAAGGACAATATGATCAAGATGGGGTTGGATGTGAAGGGTTGGAGAGTGGTGGATGTTCTTTCTCCACAGAGTCAAAGTTAATAGGGAGCAAGACTATAGCTTAAGCATGGGGCAGTTAGAGGAATCGATTGATAACGATTGTAGATCATAATTCTCCTTTTTCTTACCTGCGGAAAACATCAAGAAGTATGAAGACAGGCTAACTGAGGGCGATGCTTCGGATGACAACACTCCCATCTATGCCAAGCTTTATCTTCTTTTGTCCAAGCCCAGCGATGACACAGAACAACAACACTCATGAAACAGATGAGAAACTTGGAGGTACTTCCTCCTCTTTCTTTCTTCCTGGATTGCTATTTATAGTTTATTTACCTTCTATAAATGGCAAAGCCATGAGCTCAAACCTGGGAACTAAACTTTAGTAGAAGTTGATTTCTGTTCTGCTGATTTTAGTGGATCACTTTGTTGGGATCATTAGTTAATTCGCGGACATGACTACGACTTAGGTATGGGCCTATATtacttgaaaaaatataaacggTCCTAGATTTACCTTAATGTAGGTACGGGCCTAAATTAGACAAACAAATTTAGGTAGAGGCCTAAATTTTTTTGAAGGTGCGGGCCTatattacttgcgcaagttgctCATCTTACCTAATTTAggattacttgcacaagtttattaattaatcaatgatagtttaaatgtaaattaCCTTAATGTTCCTAATTTGTTCAACTTACCTAATTtaggattacttgcgcaagtttaTTTTGAATCACAATTTAATGTCGCAacttgatatcatatttattacattgtttAAATGCAAATTTGTTAATtcgtttttaataacttaccttatTCTGAATATGAATTACTTGTGCAAGTTGATTTCATAATTATTGCAagtcattttttgacaatatataactttaatatctttctttaaactgtttcattatttattatgtaaaatatttcataaacgtcatttattattaaaaaaatatcccCCTAATAACACAAAAAAGGAAGGTAGAGTATATATAAAGGATACCTTTAAGAGATGTCAATACAAACGTATTTCTCTTACTCAATGTTTTTAATAATACAATGGCAATGGTTCTAGCCCCCAAAAGCAGAGTTTCTTATGTTAGAGAATTAAAACCGCGTAGAGATACATGTCGTATTGAAGTTAGGATTCTTCGCTTGTGGAGAAATTATAACAAAGAATCCGGAAACACCATCGAAATGGTTTTCGTTGATATAGAAGTAAGTAatatagttactaaattttttgcAACTCAGAATTgtctcttattttatttttactttacaATGTACTCAAATTTACAATTAA is part of the Brassica rapa cultivar Chiifu-401-42 chromosome A09, CAAS_Brap_v3.01, whole genome shotgun sequence genome and harbors:
- the LOC103839995 gene encoding probable protein phosphatase 2C 10, which encodes MAWLCCFGSSDYDLLVGRASTSSGKGKNSNGEIKFGYSLAKGKANHPMEDYYVSKFTKTDGKELGLFAIYDGHLGERVPAYLQKHLFSNILKEEQFWYDPQRAIINAYEKTDQDILSHSDLGRGGSTAVTAILLNGRHLWVANVGDSRAVLSQGGQAIQMTIDHEPNTERLSIEDKGGFVSNMPGDVPRVNGQLAVSRAFGDKSLKTHLRADPDVKDSSIDDRTDVLVLASDGLWKVMANQEAIDIARRIKDPLKAAKELTGEALRRDSKDDISCIVVRFRG